A part of Bacillota bacterium genomic DNA contains:
- a CDS encoding acetyl-CoA C-acyltransferase, translated as MKEAVIVSCVRTAVGRAPRGTLRLTRPEDMATVAVKEALSRAKGVEPAEVGDVILGCSFPEAEQGMNVARMVALQSGLPDSVPGMTVNRFCSSGLQAIALAAERIMLGYDDVMVAGGVESMSLVPMGGNKLTPNLDLVNYKVEAYTPMGITAENVANRYGISREDQDHFAVRSHQRAAAAIKEGRFKDEIVPLELVQRTVGPDNKVVENKFVFDTDEGVRPDTNFEVLSTLRPVFAAGGSVTAGNSSQTSDGAAAAVLMSREKAKSLGLKPMAIYRGFVAAGCNPDEMGVGPSVAIPKLMEFTGMKIEDIELFELNEAFASQALYCIRKLGLNDEITNVNGGAVALGHPLGCTGAKLTATLLHEMARRNNRFGVVSMCIGGGMGAAGLFERE; from the coding sequence GTCCCGTGCCAAGGGGGTGGAACCCGCTGAAGTTGGTGATGTCATCCTTGGCTGCTCCTTTCCGGAAGCAGAGCAAGGCATGAACGTGGCCCGGATGGTAGCCCTGCAATCCGGACTGCCTGATTCTGTCCCCGGAATGACCGTCAACCGGTTCTGTTCCTCGGGATTGCAGGCCATAGCCCTGGCCGCCGAAAGAATCATGCTCGGCTATGATGACGTCATGGTCGCCGGAGGCGTGGAGAGCATGAGCCTGGTTCCGATGGGCGGGAACAAACTGACCCCGAATCTGGACCTGGTCAACTACAAGGTCGAGGCCTATACTCCCATGGGCATCACCGCCGAGAACGTGGCCAACCGCTACGGCATCAGCCGGGAAGATCAGGACCATTTTGCCGTACGCAGCCATCAGCGTGCCGCCGCGGCAATCAAGGAAGGCAGGTTCAAGGATGAGATCGTCCCCCTGGAATTGGTGCAACGGACCGTCGGACCCGACAACAAGGTGGTGGAGAACAAATTCGTCTTCGACACCGATGAAGGCGTCCGCCCGGACACCAATTTCGAGGTATTGAGCACGCTCCGCCCCGTATTTGCCGCAGGGGGATCGGTAACCGCCGGAAACTCCTCACAGACCAGCGATGGCGCGGCGGCAGCCGTACTCATGTCGCGTGAAAAGGCAAAGTCCCTGGGACTGAAGCCGATGGCCATCTACCGCGGTTTTGTCGCCGCCGGTTGCAACCCCGACGAGATGGGGGTAGGCCCCTCGGTGGCGATTCCCAAACTGATGGAGTTCACAGGCATGAAGATCGAGGACATAGAACTATTCGAACTCAATGAAGCCTTTGCTTCCCAGGCACTTTACTGCATCCGCAAGCTTGGCCTCAACGATGAGATCACCAACGTCAACGGCGGTGCGGTGGCCCTGGGTCACCCGCTGGGCTGCACGGGCGCCAAACTTACTGCCACGCTCTTGCATGAGATGGCACGTCGGAACAATCGTTTCGGTGTCGTCTCCATGTGTATCGGCGGCGGCATGGGTGCGGCCGGCCTTTTCGAGAGGGAGTAA